One window of Athalia rosae chromosome 2, iyAthRosa1.1, whole genome shotgun sequence genomic DNA carries:
- the LOC105685716 gene encoding odorant receptor 85b-like isoform X1, whose product MTSAQSTCGDRTPDPELIREAKKTYEKYIKWQRFLLRYAGLWPKQSHWSKLTCWLYDIYAFTLVLYFFYLNTTLYYTVREVWGDLFDVIEACSGVLSSVLMVQKACKVLSNREKIREINDIMRELWIDGWCKHEKVIRCLMLKSSFTVKIVSAIYMIPFILTVVAYPLAPYTSLIAQRKANVSEEELMYFLPYMIQIPWLDMSNSITYGIAYAIAATGGFLPIFWIGGIDTIFVAYLSQTCLQLDLLAVEFKDTVNGKETMNLRDSNHVEYSKKQKLRLYQCIEKHKTIIRIGELMEEVFSQMMLGMWVISTISMCAIMFQGVMATKHGNRIQFISFYLSEMGQVFMFCWIGEALIEKSCSLSQEIYSSMWYNVGKTVSKDLIFIMRRAQRPICITAGGFANVSMELYTTVGEIDANIQNNCKVRVKMIIQF is encoded by the exons ATGACTTCGGCTCAGTCAACGTGCGGAGATCGCACTCCTGATCCGGAACTGATtcgagaggcgaaaaaaacttacgaaaaatacataaaatggCAAAGATTTTTACTACGCTACGCCGGTCTTTGGCCGAAGCAATCTCACTGGTCGAAATTAACTTGCTGGCTTTATGACATTTACGCCTTCACCCTtgttctgtattttttttatctcaatacAACGCTGTATTACACAGTTCGCGAGGTTTGGGGTGATTTATTCGACGTAATAGAGGCGTGCAGTGGAGTGTTATCATCGGTCTTGATGGTGCAAAAG GCGTGCAAAGTGCTGTCGAATCGTGAGAAAATTCGTGAAATAAATGACATTATGCGCGAATTATGGATAGATGGTTGGTGCAAGCACGAAAAGGTCATCCGTTGTCTCATGTTGAAATCCTCTTTCACGGTGAAAATTGTGTCGGCAATTTACATGATTCCGTTCATTCTTACCGTGGTTGCCTATCCGTTAGCTCCTTACACTTCTTTGATCGCGCAAAGAAAAGCGAACGTTTCCGAGGAGGAATTGATGTACTTTCTACCTTACATGATACAG ATTCCATGGTTGGACATGAGCAATTCGATAACTTACGGTATCGCGTACGCCATAGCTGCCACCGGTGGGTTTCTACCGATATTCTGGATAGGCGGTATCGATACAATTTTCGTAGCTTACTTATCACAAACTTGCCTACAATTGGATTTGTTGGCTGTAGAATTCAAGGATACCGTCAATGGCAAAGAGACGATGAATTTGCGAGACTCGAATCACgttgaatattcgaaaaaacagaaactaaGATTGTACCAATGCATCGAGAAACATAAAACAATCATAAG AATAGGAGAATTGATGGAAGAGGTGTTCTCTCAAATGATGTTAGGCATGTGGGTCATCAGTACGATTTCGATGTGTGCGATAATGTTTCAAGGTGTGATG GCAACGAAACATGGAAACAGAATACAGTTCATCAGCTTTTACCTCTCCGAAATGGGCCAAGTCTTCATGTTCTGTTGGATCGGAGAAGCTTTGATTGAAAAG agtTGTTCGCTGAGTCAAGAAATTTACTCCAGTATGTGGTACAACGTTGGGAAGACTGTATCGAAAgatttgatatttattatgAGAAGAGCGCAACGTCCAATTTGTATTACCGCAGGGGGATTCGCAAACGTATCAATGGAATTGTACACAACGGTTGGAGAAATTGATGCAAACATTCAGAATAATTGTAAGGTACGGGTGAAAATGATCATCCAATTTTAA
- the LOC105685716 gene encoding odorant receptor 85b-like isoform X2, whose translation MTSAQSTCGDRTPDPELIREAKKTYEKYIKWQRFLLRYAGLWPKQSHWSKLTCWLYDIYAFTLVLYFFYLNTTLYYTVREVWGDLFDVIEACSGVLSSVLMVQKACKVLSNREKIREINDIMRELWIDGWCKHEKVIRCLMLKSSFTVKIVSAIYMIPFILTVVAYPLAPYTSLIAQRKANVSEEELMYFLPYMIQIPWLDMSNSITYGIAYAIAATGGFLPIFWIGGIDTIFVAYLSQTCLQLDLLAVEFKDTVNGKETMNLRDSNHVEYSKKQKLRLYQCIEKHKTIIRIGELMEEVFSQMMLGMWVISTISMCAIMFQGVMATKHGNRIQFISFYLSEMGQVFMFCWIGEALIEKSCSLSQEIYSSMWYNVGKTVSKDLIFIMRRAQRPICITAGGFANVSMELYTTIWNTTISYFALLRELHSAT comes from the exons ATGACTTCGGCTCAGTCAACGTGCGGAGATCGCACTCCTGATCCGGAACTGATtcgagaggcgaaaaaaacttacgaaaaatacataaaatggCAAAGATTTTTACTACGCTACGCCGGTCTTTGGCCGAAGCAATCTCACTGGTCGAAATTAACTTGCTGGCTTTATGACATTTACGCCTTCACCCTtgttctgtattttttttatctcaatacAACGCTGTATTACACAGTTCGCGAGGTTTGGGGTGATTTATTCGACGTAATAGAGGCGTGCAGTGGAGTGTTATCATCGGTCTTGATGGTGCAAAAG GCGTGCAAAGTGCTGTCGAATCGTGAGAAAATTCGTGAAATAAATGACATTATGCGCGAATTATGGATAGATGGTTGGTGCAAGCACGAAAAGGTCATCCGTTGTCTCATGTTGAAATCCTCTTTCACGGTGAAAATTGTGTCGGCAATTTACATGATTCCGTTCATTCTTACCGTGGTTGCCTATCCGTTAGCTCCTTACACTTCTTTGATCGCGCAAAGAAAAGCGAACGTTTCCGAGGAGGAATTGATGTACTTTCTACCTTACATGATACAG ATTCCATGGTTGGACATGAGCAATTCGATAACTTACGGTATCGCGTACGCCATAGCTGCCACCGGTGGGTTTCTACCGATATTCTGGATAGGCGGTATCGATACAATTTTCGTAGCTTACTTATCACAAACTTGCCTACAATTGGATTTGTTGGCTGTAGAATTCAAGGATACCGTCAATGGCAAAGAGACGATGAATTTGCGAGACTCGAATCACgttgaatattcgaaaaaacagaaactaaGATTGTACCAATGCATCGAGAAACATAAAACAATCATAAG AATAGGAGAATTGATGGAAGAGGTGTTCTCTCAAATGATGTTAGGCATGTGGGTCATCAGTACGATTTCGATGTGTGCGATAATGTTTCAAGGTGTGATG GCAACGAAACATGGAAACAGAATACAGTTCATCAGCTTTTACCTCTCCGAAATGGGCCAAGTCTTCATGTTCTGTTGGATCGGAGAAGCTTTGATTGAAAAG agtTGTTCGCTGAGTCAAGAAATTTACTCCAGTATGTGGTACAACGTTGGGAAGACTGTATCGAAAgatttgatatttattatgAGAAGAGCGCAACGTCCAATTTGTATTACCGCAGGGGGATTCGCAAACGTATCAATGGAATTGTACACAACG ATATGGAACACTACGATATCATATTTTGCGCTTCTGAGGGAATTACACTCTGCCACCTAA
- the LOC105685716 gene encoding odorant receptor 85b-like isoform X3 has product MTSAQSTCGDRTPDPELIREAKKTYEKYIKWQRFLLRYAGLWPKQSHWSKLTCWLYDIYAFTLVLYFFYLNTTLYYTVREVWGDLFDVIEACSGVLSSVLMVQKACKVLSNREKIREINDIMRELWIDGWCKHEKVIRCLMLKSSFTVKIVSAIYMIPFILTVVAYPLAPYTSLIAQRKANVSEEELMYFLPYMIQIPWLDMSNSITYGIAYAIAATEFKDTVNGKETMNLRDSNHVEYSKKQKLRLYQCIEKHKTIIRIGELMEEVFSQMMLGMWVISTISMCAIMFQGVMATKHGNRIQFISFYLSEMGQVFMFCWIGEALIEKSCSLSQEIYSSMWYNVGKTVSKDLIFIMRRAQRPICITAGGFANVSMELYTTVGEIDANIQNNCKVRVKMIIQF; this is encoded by the exons ATGACTTCGGCTCAGTCAACGTGCGGAGATCGCACTCCTGATCCGGAACTGATtcgagaggcgaaaaaaacttacgaaaaatacataaaatggCAAAGATTTTTACTACGCTACGCCGGTCTTTGGCCGAAGCAATCTCACTGGTCGAAATTAACTTGCTGGCTTTATGACATTTACGCCTTCACCCTtgttctgtattttttttatctcaatacAACGCTGTATTACACAGTTCGCGAGGTTTGGGGTGATTTATTCGACGTAATAGAGGCGTGCAGTGGAGTGTTATCATCGGTCTTGATGGTGCAAAAG GCGTGCAAAGTGCTGTCGAATCGTGAGAAAATTCGTGAAATAAATGACATTATGCGCGAATTATGGATAGATGGTTGGTGCAAGCACGAAAAGGTCATCCGTTGTCTCATGTTGAAATCCTCTTTCACGGTGAAAATTGTGTCGGCAATTTACATGATTCCGTTCATTCTTACCGTGGTTGCCTATCCGTTAGCTCCTTACACTTCTTTGATCGCGCAAAGAAAAGCGAACGTTTCCGAGGAGGAATTGATGTACTTTCTACCTTACATGATACAG ATTCCATGGTTGGACATGAGCAATTCGATAACTTACGGTATCGCGTACGCCATAGCTGCCACCG AATTCAAGGATACCGTCAATGGCAAAGAGACGATGAATTTGCGAGACTCGAATCACgttgaatattcgaaaaaacagaaactaaGATTGTACCAATGCATCGAGAAACATAAAACAATCATAAG AATAGGAGAATTGATGGAAGAGGTGTTCTCTCAAATGATGTTAGGCATGTGGGTCATCAGTACGATTTCGATGTGTGCGATAATGTTTCAAGGTGTGATG GCAACGAAACATGGAAACAGAATACAGTTCATCAGCTTTTACCTCTCCGAAATGGGCCAAGTCTTCATGTTCTGTTGGATCGGAGAAGCTTTGATTGAAAAG agtTGTTCGCTGAGTCAAGAAATTTACTCCAGTATGTGGTACAACGTTGGGAAGACTGTATCGAAAgatttgatatttattatgAGAAGAGCGCAACGTCCAATTTGTATTACCGCAGGGGGATTCGCAAACGTATCAATGGAATTGTACACAACGGTTGGAGAAATTGATGCAAACATTCAGAATAATTGTAAGGTACGGGTGAAAATGATCATCCAATTTTAA
- the LOC125500077 gene encoding single-stranded DNA-binding protein 3-like, with translation MYAKNKGGTSVSSDAQAREKLALYVYEYLLHVGAQKSAQTFLSEIRWEKNISLGEPPGFLHSWWCVFWDLYCAAPERRETNEHSSEAKAFHDYGFVNGTGYGPNSSTPGAAGPPGIAPPMQSMGPPTEGGPAQGAGAGAGPGPAGFYANNATSMRPTQQTSQPPMPQTGQGGPHQQQMMQSQYMGPRYPMGPRGPPGPPRMPMVNEYGGHPGHPGHPPANMMSNGTSDIQGRHMGQMNHRMNAPRGQEMGGMGPMGPMGQTAGIRGPNTGLQGGPPGPGVSFIGMVPPGGARPQWQQNTSSPMNNNGYPSASPGNYAGAPTSSTGHSGPGTPTMPSPQESGPEGNIYGMVKSGTVRGNSAPGEYGMAGGRSATSNDGNSQIRGMGQNSSMGSVLNNDSLANSPASGPATPRDVGNGAIADFGLPGFGNQGENGQMESAAILKIKESMQEEAKRFEKDSDQSDFFMR, from the coding sequence ATGTACGCCAAGAACAAGGGTGGAACGAGCGTGTCGTCGGACGCTCAGGCGCGCGAAAAATTGGCATTGTACGTTTACGAGTATCTGCTTCACGTCGGTGCACAAAAATCGGCGCAAACATTCCTCTCGGAAATAAGATGGGAGAAGAACATAAGCCTCGGCGAACCACCTGGTTTCCttcactcctggtggtgcgtGTTTTGGGACCTTTACTGCGCAGCGCCAGAACGAAGAGAAACCAACGAGCACAGCAGCGAAGCCAAAGCGTTTCACGACTACGGCTTCGTCAACGGAACGGGCTACGGACCCAACTCCTCGACTCCCGGTGCCGCCGGGCCCCCGGGCATCGCTCCCCCCATGCAGTCGATGGGTCCGCCCACGGAAGGGGGACCCGCTCAGGGCGCGGGAGCGGGAGCGGGACCCGGACCCGCGGGATTTTACGCGAACAACGCGACGTCCATGCGTCCCACGCAACAGACATCACAGCCGCCGATGCCGCAGACCGGGCAAGGAGGGCCCCATCAGCAGCAAATGATGCAATCGCAGTACATGGGACCGAGGTATCCGATGGGACCGAGGGGGCCCCCCGGACCGCCGCGAATGCCGATGGTGAACGAGTACGGCGGACATCCGGGGCATCCGGGACACCCGCCGGCCAATATGATGTCGAACGGGACCTCGGACATCCAGGGTAGACACATGGGACAGATGAATCATCGAATGAACGCGCCCAGAGGTCAGGAAATGGGAGGTATGGGGCCGATGGGCCCTATGGGACAGACGGCAGGTATCCGCGGCCCGAATACGGGACTTCAGGGGGGACCACCCGGCCCCGGGGTATCCTTCATCGGTATGGTACCCCCGGGTGGTGCGAGGCCTCAGTGGCAGCAAAACACCTCCTCGCCGATGAACAACAACGGCTACCCGTCCGCTTCACCTGGCAACTACGCAGGTGCTCCGACGAGTTCTACGGGACACTCGGGACCCGGTACACCGACGATGCCCAGCCCGCAAGAGTCGGGCCCGGAAGGTAACATTTACGGTATGGTCAAGTCGGGAACGGTACGGGGAAATTCGGCCCCCGGTGAATACGGTATGGCCGGTGGACGGAGCGCTACGTCGAACGACGGAAATTCACAAATCAGAGGCATGGGACAAAACTCGTCGATGGGTTCGGTTCTGAACAACGACAGCTTGGCCAACAGTCCGGCGAGCGGACCGGCGACCCCCAGAGACGTCGGTAACGGTGCTATAGCGGATTTCGGACTTCCCGGATTCGGAAATCAAGGGGAAAACGGACAAATGGAATCAGCCGCAATACTCAAGATCAAAGAAAGCATGCAAGAGGAAGCGAAGAGGTTCGAAAAAGACTCCGATCAATCGGACTTCTTTATGCGGTAG